The Coffea eugenioides isolate CCC68of chromosome 8, Ceug_1.0, whole genome shotgun sequence genome has a segment encoding these proteins:
- the LOC113781424 gene encoding cytochrome P450 86A22: MDASTVMMVLSLAAAYFVWFRFVARSWRGPRFWPILGSLPGLIQNSQRMHDWIADNLRSCGGTYQTCIFAVPFLARKQGLVTVTCDPRNLEHILKVRFDNYPKGPTWQAVFHDLLGEGIFNSDGDTWLFQRKTAALEFTTRTLRQAMARWVSRAIKLRFCPILKAAQVEGKPVDLQDLLLRLTFDNICGLAFGKDPQTLSPGLPENGFATAFDRATEATLQRFILPEFIWKLKKWLRLGMEVSLTHSLKHVDDYMTNVINTRKLELLSQQNGGPLHDDLLSRFMKKKESYTDKFLQHVALNFILAGRDTSSVALSWFFWLVGQNPRVEEKILVELCTVLIGTRGSDTSKWLEEPLVFEEVERLTYLKAALSETLRLYPSVPQDSKHVISDDILPDGTFVPAGSSVTYSIYAAGRLKYVWGEDSLEFRPERWISEDGQKFEPHDQFKFVAFNAGPRICLGKDLAYLQMKSIAAAVLLRHRLTVAPGHRVEQKMSLTLFMKNGLKVNVHERDLSPILVKVGKADHSGLNLGNGFCHAEAPMLNGVDCGDGAFVNI; the protein is encoded by the coding sequence ATGGATGCATCGACGGTCATGATGGTTTTGTCACTTGCAGCTGCTTATTTTGTATGGTTCAGATTCGTAGCGAGGTCCTGGCGGGGCCCACGATTCTGGCCCATCTTGGGCAGCCTGCCCGGATTGATTCAGAATTCTCAGCGCATGCACGACTGGATCGCCGACAACCTCCGGTCATGTGGCGGCACGTACCAGACTTGCATCTTTGCAGTTCCATTTTTAGCCCGGAAGCAAGGCCTCGTGACCGTAACGTGCGACCCCAGGAATTTGGAGCATATTTTGAAGGTTAGGTTCGACAATTACCCCAAGGGTCCCACCTGGCAAGCCGTGTTCCATGATCTACTCGGTGAGGGGATCTTCAACTCCGATGGCGACACGTGGCTGTTCCAGCGCAAGACTGCTGCACTGGAATTCACCACCAGGACGCTCAGGCAAGCCATGGCTAGGTGGGTGAGCCGGGCGATCAAGCTGAGGTTTTGCCCGATTCTTAAAGCGGCTCAAGTTGAGGGCAAGCCCGTTGACCTTCAGGACCTGCTCCTCCGGCTCACTTTTGATAACATATGCGGCTTGGCTTTCGGGAAGGACCCACAGACTCTGTCTCCTGGGCTACCGGAGAACGGCTTCGCTACGGCTTTTGATCGAGCCACAGAAGCCACTTTGCAAAGGTTTATTTTGCCTGAGTTCATCTGGAAGCTCAAGAAGTGGCTTCGGCTAGGAATGGAAGTGAGTTTGACCCATAGCTTGAAACACGTGGACGACTACATGACCAACGTGATCAACACGCGCAAGCTGGAATTGCTGAGTCAGCAGAATGGTGGGCCCCTGCACGACGATTTACTATCCAGGTTCATGAAGAAAAAGGAATCTTACACGGATAAGTTCCTCCAACACGTGGCACTCAATTTCATCCTAGCTGGACGCGACACGTCATCAGTGGCCCTGAGCTGGTTCTTCTGGCTGGTCGGCCAGAACCCTAGGGTGGAGGAGAAAATCTTGGTTGAGCTCTGCACCGTTCTGATAGGGACACGTGGCAGTGACACTTCAAAGTGGCTCGAAGAGCCCCTGGTGTTTGAAGAGGTTGAGCGGTTGACTTACCTTAAGGCAGCATTGTCCGAGACTCTCAGGCTCTATCCATCCGTGCCCCAAGACTCCAAGCATGTAATTTCCGATGACATATTGCCGGATGGTACATTTGTTCCGGCCGGCTCAAGCGTTACGTATTCAATATACGCCGCCGGGCGACTGAAATATGTTTGGGGCGAAGACAGCCTTGAATTTAGACCGGAAAGATGGATATCAGAAGATGGACAAAAGTTCGAACCCCATGACCAATTTAAATTCGTCGCGTTTAATGCTGGACCAAGGATTTGTTTGGGTAAAGATTTGGCATACTTGCAAATGAAATCAATAGCGGCGGCTGTGTTGTTGCGCCACCGGCTCACGGTGGCTCCCGGGCACAGGGTGGAGCAAAAGATGTCATTGACGTTGTTCATGAAAAATGGCCTCAAGGTCAATGTGCATGAAAGGGATTTGAGTCCTATATTGGTCAAAGTTGGCAAGGCCGATCACAGTGGGCTGAATCTAGGTAATGGATTCTGTCATGCAGAGGCTCCAATGCTTAATGGGGTTGATTGTGGTGACGGAGCATTTGTtaatatataa
- the LOC113781401 gene encoding BTB/POZ domain-containing protein At5g41330 produces the protein MPPFAGPKPHLDGFYQNSRDSISNVITIDVGGQIFQTTRQTLALAGSKSLFSKLSNLQGTIPFIDRDPELFSILLSLLRTGNLPSKAKAFDVQDLIFESRFYGIENLLINSQSNPSLFEAFNVDKSTILPLSGRDSPSTISTTQFGSVHVANGCKITSFDWSLQRKSTILTQFTAIDSLLALSPKTVAAGATDFSGLQIIDLDKGIVKETLNWENVTRSSSTVQAIGSSSEYLFTSFESGRRNSNCVMVYDINDGFRPVTTIGHYEIFGAELDSGIPATKLQWISSHNLLMASGSHSGPAGVVGNIRFWDMRSGNVVWEVKEKVDCFSDVTASDNLSALFKVGVNSGEVFFTDFRSIGAAEDSWVCLGDVRKVINGKKEGSGCKIESHGNQVFCSKGGNIELWSEVLTGSSIKGENGRVEDRVFRKNSMGRAKDMGGSRITNLAFGGNKMFVTRKDQQFVEVWQSSVRGF, from the coding sequence ATGCCGCCTTTTGCAGGACCCAAGCCTCATTTGGATGGCTTCTACCAGAACTCCAGAGATTCAATCTCTAATGTGATCACAATTGATGTGGGTGGTCAGATTTTCCAAACCACACGACAAACCCTAGCTTTAGCTGGTTCCAAATCTCTTTTCTCGAAATTGTCCAATTTGCAGGGTACAATCCCTTTTATTGACAGAGATCCAGAGCTTTTCTCTATTCTCCTTTCCCTTCTAAGAACCGGAAATCTTCCATCAAAAGCTAAAGCCTTTGATGTTCAAGACCTAATCTTTGAGTCCAGATTCTACGGTATTGAGAATCTTCTCATCAATTCTCAATCAAATCCTTCTCTGTTTGAAGCCTTTAATGTTGATAAATCCACGATTTTACCCTTGAGTGGCAGGGACTCGCCTTCAACTATCTCAACAACCCAATTTGGATCAGTTCATGTGGCAAATGGTTGTAAAATCACTTCTTTTGATTGGTCATTGCAGAGAAAATCAACCATTCTGACTCAATTTACAGCCATCGATTCGCTATTGGCATTGTCCCCCAAAACAGTAGCGGCGGGTGCCACGGACTTTTCAGGGTTGCAGATCATTGACCTTGATAAGGGTATTGTGAAGGAAACTTTGAACTGGGAAAATGTGACAAGGTCTTCTTCGACTGTGCAGGCAATTGGTTCATCATCGGAATACTTATTTACAAGTTTCGAGTCTGGTAGGAGAAATTCCAATTGCGTTATGGTTTATGATATTAACGATGGTTTTAGGCCTGTTACCACCATTGGTCATTATGAAATTTTTGGTGCTGAGCTGGATTCTGGTATTCCAGCAACAAAGCTGCAATGGATTTCTAGTCATAATTTGCTGATGGCTTCTGGCTCCCACAGTGGTCCTGCTGGTGTGGTAGGGAATATTAGGTTTTGGGATATGAGGTCTGGAAATGTTGTTTGGGAAGTCAAGGAAAAGGTTGATTGCTTTTCTGATGTCACAGCGTCAGATAATCTCTCAGCCCTGTTTAAGGTTGGTGTGAATTCTGGTGAAGTTTTCTTCACTGATTTCAGGAGTATTGGCGCTGCTGAGGATTCATGGGTTTGTCTAGGAGATGTGAGAAAGGTGATCAATGGAAAGAAGGAAGGTTCAGGGTGTAAAATTGAAAGCCATGGAAATCAAGTGTTCTGTAGCAAAGGAGGAAACATTGAGCTGTGGTCTGAAGTTCTGACTGGTTCTTCTATAAAGGGTGAAAATGGAAGAGTAGAGGACAGAGTCTTTAGGAAGAACTCCATGGGAAGAGCAAAAGATATGGGTGGTAGCAGGATAACAAACTTGGCTTTCGGGGGTAACAAAATGTTCGTCACCAGGAAGGACCAGCAATTTGTTGAGGTTTGGCAGAGTTCGGTTAGGGGATTTTAG
- the LOC113781027 gene encoding short-chain dehydrogenase TIC 32, chloroplastic-like: MWIFEREGPSGFSASTTAEEVAQGIDGTGLTAIVTGASSGIGKEATRVLALRGVRVIMAVRNTKAGSAVKDAIVKEIPAAIVEVMELDLSSMASVRKFAAQYNATGLPLNILINNAGVMVSKFNLSKDDIELHFATNYLGHFLLTNLLLDVMKSTAAESNVEGRIVVVSSLGHRFVYKEGIQFDKINVDTRYKYGQSKLANILHAVELSRRLKEEGIPVIVNSVHPGSVVTDLLRNSSILSGIVNLIGKYFFKNVQQGAATTCYAALHPQVKGVSGEYFADCNLSQASPLANDAELAKKLWDFSLSLIAPPQVI, from the exons ATGTGGATCTTTGAAAGAGAAGGCCCTTCTGGATTCTCAGCTAGTACCACGGCCGAAGAAGTTGCTCAAGGGATTGATGGAACAGGCCTGACTGCCATTGTTACAG GGGCGTCAAGTGGCATTGGCAAGGAGGCAACAAGGGTGCTTGCCTTACGTGGGGTTCGCGTGATCATGGCTGTGAGAAATACAAAAGCTGGCTCAGCAGTTAAAGATGCAATTGTTAAAGAGATCCCTGCTGCTATAGTTGAGGTCATGGAGTTAGATCTCAGCTCAATGGCATCAGTCAGGAAATTTGCTGCACAATACAATGCTACGGGTCTTCCACTGAACATTCTCAT CAATAATGCAGGAGTTATGGTTTCTAAATTTAATCTTTCTAAGGATGACATTGAACTCCATTTTGCAACTAATTATTTGG GCCATTTTCTCTTAACAAACTTGTTGCTAGATGTAATGAAAAGTACAGCAGCAGAGAGCAATGTAGAAGGAAGGATTGTGGTTGTTTCGTCATTAGGTCATCGGTTCGTGTACAAAGAAGGGATACAATTTGATAAAATCAACGTTGATACCCG GTACAAATATGGGCAATCAAAGCTTGCCAATATACTGCATGCTGTTGAGCTCTCAAGACGCTTGAAG GAAGAAGGGATTCCAGTAATTGTTAATTCAGTTCATCCAGGATCCGTTGTTACTGATCTTCTGCGCAATAGCAGCATTCTCTCTG GTATTGTTAACCTGATTGGCAAATATTTCTTTAAAAATGTTCAACAG GGAGCTGCAACTACTTGCTACGCTGCATTGCATCCACAAGTCAAGGGAGTCAGCGGAGAGTATTTTGCAGATTGTAACTTGTCCCAAGCCAGCCCTTTAGCTAATGATGCGGAATTGGCCAAAAAGCTGTGGGATTTCAGCTTGAGCTTGATAGCCCCCCCCCAAGTAATATAA
- the LOC113780900 gene encoding short-chain dehydrogenase TIC 32, chloroplastic-like has translation MVFWGSSFLYLTVITGRSWASSGIGLETARVLAFRGVHAIMAVRNTDAGRAVKVAIPEEIPAAKIEVMEIDLSAMASVRKFAAEYKATGLPLNILINNAGVATLDFLLCEDNIELHFATNHLGHFLLTNLLLETMKKASAETHIEGRIMNVSSLAHGIVCHEGIRFDKINVDNKFKYGQSKLANILHGTELSRRLKEEGVLITANSLHPGIIVTKIFRHSKFLSGLFNKIGKFACKSVQQGAATTCYVALHPQVKGVSGKYFADCNLSQSSSLARDPELAKKKLWDFSLNLTAPPTDVYHC, from the exons ATGGTATTTTGGGGCTCATCGTTTCTATATCTTACTGTAATAACGGGCCGCAGCT GGGCATCAAGTGGTATAGGCCTGGAGACAGCAAGGGTGCTTGCTTTTCGCGGGGTTCATGCGATCATGGCAGTGAGAAATACAGATGCTGGCAGAGCTGTCAAAGTTGCAATTCCTGAAGAAATTCCTGCTGCTAAAATTGAAGTCATGGAGATAGACCTCAGCGCAATGGCATCAGTGAGGAAATTCGCTGCAGAATACAAGGCCACGGGTCTTCCACTGAACATTCTCAT AAACAATGCAGGTGTCGCGACTCTTGACTTTCTGCTCTGTGAAGACAACATCGAACTCCATTTCGCGACTAATCACTTGG GCCATTTTCTTCTGACAAACCTATTACTAGAGACGATGAAAAAAGCATCAGCAGAAACCCATATAGAAGGAAGAATTATGAATGTTTCATCACTGGCTCATGGCATTGTGTGCCATGAAGGGATACGATTCGATAAAATCAATGTGGATAACAA GTTCAAATATGGCCAATCAAAACTTGCTAATATATTGCATGGTACTGAGCTCTCGAGGCGCTTGAAG GAAGAAGGGGTGCTAATAACTGCTAACTCACTTCATCCTGGAATTATTGTTACAAAAATTTTTCGCCACTCAAAGTTCCTCTCTG GTTTATTTAACAAGATTGGCAAATTTGCCTGCAAGAGTGTTCAACAG GGAGCTGCAACTACATGCTATGTGGCATTGCATCCACAAGTTAAGGGAGTTAGCGGAAAGTACTTTGCAGATTGTAACTTATCCCAATCGAGTTCTCTGGCCAGAGATCCAGaattagccaaaaaaaaacTGTGGGATTTCAGCTTGAACTTGACAGCTCCCCCAACTGATGTCTATCACTGCTGA